A genome region from Vulpes lagopus strain Blue_001 chromosome 7, ASM1834538v1, whole genome shotgun sequence includes the following:
- the LOC121496219 gene encoding olfactory receptor 24-like gives MESRNQSSTSEFILLGLSENPEQETLLFALFLCMYVVMAMGNLSIILAISSDSHLHTPMYFFLANLSLVDFGLATNTVPKMLVNIQMRSKSISYPCCLTQMYFFHFFGIVDSVLIAVMAYDRFVAICHPLHYTTIMSPRLCGLLAGSPWVFSYFISLTHILLMVRLVFCGNNKIPHYFCDLTPLLRLSCTDTSVNKIFVLIVAGMVIATPFICILASYARIIVAIMKVPSAGGRKKAFSTCSSHLSVVALLYGTTIGVYLCPSSVRTAVKEKASAVMYTAVTPMLNPFIYSLRNRDLKGALRKLFSKKIISSS, from the coding sequence ATggaatcaaggaatcaatccagCACATCTGAATTTATCCTCCTAGGACTTTCAGAAAATCCAGAGCAGGAGActcttctttttgctttgttcctCTGCATGTATGTGGTTATGGCTATGGGAAACCTTTCAATCATCCTGGCCATCAGCTCAGATTCCCACCTTCATActcccatgtacttcttcctggcCAATCTCTCCTTGGTTGATTTTGGTCTGGCTACCAACACAGTCCCCAAGATGCTGGTGAACATCCAAATGAGAAGCAAGTCAATCTCCTATCCCTGCTGCCTGACCCAGATgtactttttccatttctttggcaTTGTTGATAGTGTCTTAATTGCTGTGATGGCTTATGACCGGTTTGTGGCTATATGTCACCCCTTACACTACACCACCATCATGAGCCCACGCCTCTGTGGCCTGCTGGCCGGTAGCCCATGGGTGTTTTCCTACTTTATTTCCCTCACTCATATCCTCTTGATGGTGCGCTTGGTTTTCTGTGGGAACAACAAGATTCCTCACTACTTCTGCGACCTCACTCCTCTTCTCAGGCTTTCTTGCACTGATACATCTGTGAACAAGATCTTTGTGCTCATTGTGGCTGGGATGGTGATAGCCACGCCATTCATCTGCATCCTGGCCTCCTATGCTCGCATCATTGTGGCCATCATGAAGGTCCCTTCTGCAGGCGGCAGGAAGAAAGCCTTTTCCACCTGCAGCTCCCATCTGTCTGTGGTTGCTCTCCTTTATGGGACCACCATTGGGGTCTATTTGTGTCCTTCCTCTGTGCGCACAGCTGTGAAGGAGAAAGCCTCTGCTGTGATGTACACTGCGGTCACCCCCATGCTGAACCCCTTTATCTATAGCCTGAGGAACAGAGATCTTAAGGGGGCCCTGAGGAAgctttttagtaaaaaaataatttcatcttccTGA